In a single window of the Luteolibacter yonseiensis genome:
- a CDS encoding DUF1428 domain-containing protein, with amino-acid sequence MKNYVDGFVIPVPKANIEKYRVIAEKAGALWREHGAIDYFECVGDDLEVENMVSFPRLANAGPEDTVVFAWITYSSREHRDDVNAKVMADPRMQEMMDPNDSTFDCSKMSYGGFKVIVNA; translated from the coding sequence ATGAAAAACTACGTAGATGGATTTGTCATCCCGGTCCCGAAGGCCAATATCGAGAAATACCGCGTCATCGCGGAAAAGGCCGGAGCCCTCTGGCGCGAACACGGAGCGATCGATTATTTCGAGTGTGTCGGCGACGACCTGGAAGTGGAGAACATGGTGTCGTTCCCCAGACTCGCGAACGCGGGCCCGGAAGACACCGTCGTGTTCGCATGGATCACCTATAGTTCCCGCGAGCATCGTGACGATGTCAATGCCAAGGTCATGGCGGATCCCCGCATGCAGGAAATGATGGATCCCAACGATTCCACCTTCGACTGTTCCAAGATGTCTTACGGAGGCTTCAAGGTCATCGTGAACGCCTGA
- a CDS encoding SRPBCC family protein → MIAKILIALGVIILIFVIVVASRPADFSYRRTATISAPPSAVFPHVNDLHKWQAWSPWAKKDPAAKNTFEGPPAGVGSSMSWAGNNDVGEGTMSVTGSEPDESVRFKLEFRKPFAGTNFADFTFKPEGGQTVVTWTMTGKNTFFFKAFSLFVDCDKMIGGDFEKGLADLKKIVETQGAN, encoded by the coding sequence ATGATTGCCAAAATCCTGATCGCCCTCGGCGTCATCATTCTCATCTTCGTGATCGTGGTGGCCTCGCGCCCCGCCGATTTCAGCTATCGGCGGACCGCCACCATTTCCGCCCCGCCTTCCGCCGTGTTTCCTCATGTGAACGACCTGCACAAGTGGCAGGCCTGGTCGCCATGGGCGAAGAAAGACCCGGCGGCGAAGAACACCTTCGAAGGTCCGCCCGCGGGCGTTGGCTCATCGATGAGCTGGGCTGGAAACAACGACGTCGGGGAAGGCACCATGAGCGTCACCGGCAGCGAGCCTGACGAATCCGTGCGGTTCAAACTGGAGTTCAGAAAGCCCTTCGCCGGGACGAACTTCGCGGACTTCACTTTCAAGCCGGAAGGAGGTCAAACCGTCGTCACCTGGACGATGACCGGAAAAAACACCTTCTTTTTCAAGGCCTTCAGCCTCTTCGTTGATTGCGACAAGATGATAGGAGGCGACTTCGAAAAGGGGCTGGCGGACCTGAAGAAGATCGTCGAAACTCAAGGTGCCAATTAA
- a CDS encoding SRPBCC family protein gives MNETYPTVMENTAPSLAERELAISRHIAAPRAKVYQAWTDPKLLVQWFTPPPYLTVHAELDVRPGGSNYIVMRGPDGVDVPNRGIYLEVVENERLVLTDAYTKAWEPSEKPFITICLTFEDEDGGTRYTARVLHWTAADRETHEKMGFHEGWGIATDQLAALAMKA, from the coding sequence ATGAATGAAACCTACCCAACCGTCATGGAAAACACCGCCCCATCCCTTGCCGAACGTGAGCTCGCCATCAGCCGCCACATCGCCGCTCCACGTGCGAAAGTCTACCAAGCCTGGACCGATCCCAAGCTGCTCGTGCAATGGTTCACTCCCCCGCCCTATCTCACCGTGCATGCGGAACTTGATGTCCGCCCGGGCGGCTCGAATTACATCGTGATGCGCGGTCCCGATGGAGTGGATGTTCCGAATCGCGGCATCTATCTGGAAGTCGTCGAGAACGAGCGCCTCGTCCTGACGGACGCCTACACGAAGGCATGGGAGCCTTCGGAAAAACCTTTCATCACCATCTGCCTCACCTTCGAGGACGAGGATGGCGGCACCCGCTACACGGCACGGGTGCTCCACTGGACCGCCGCCGACCGCGAGACCCATGAGAAGATGGGCTTCCATGAGGGGTGGGGCATCGCCACCGACCAGTTGGCGGCGCTCGCCATGAAGGCATGA
- a CDS encoding ATP-dependent DNA helicase, translating to MISITEGTPIPGFSESVRDAFSRKGAMAKSRDFEYRPQQQELAVAVAESLIAANPLVAEAGTGVGKSLAYLLPAARFALETGRKGIISTHTINLQEQLVRKDIPIVRKILGEELPAVLLKGRQNYLCPLRLRRAFEQAGDLFTASENDELEAISRWAEGTRDGTLSDLDFQPQMKVWLQVCSEAHLCTSRHCGPRGNCFFQEARKAAADAKLIVVNHTLFFALLNTDEPPDGEEDAKKTGGFLFPNDFAVLDEAHTIEQVAAIQLGLRVSQSGLRFDLQRLYHPRTRKGLLKAFRKATALTAVEEALVAADRFFHQVGDVAKFGNFSKEFRVLQPELVANTLAAPLRNLWAEIDNLAAEVESETTRSELQDASRRLREAHGSVGAFLDQAADDSVYWVERSGRDEQQFSLHAAPVKVADKLRPLLFTGKKSLVMVSATLGVGDPKLGYFRGRVGADNARALCIGSPFDYQRQMQIRIYKSVPDPGTPQYDELLAEAIRLSLLESDGRAFVLFTSYKTMRDAAQRLEHFFKVQRWRIFIQGDGMPRHRMIEEFRNDVHSVLFGTDSFWTGVDVPGEALSNVIVTRLPFAVPDHPLTASRLEAIEAAGGNPFMEYSVPEAILKMRQGVGRLIRTERDKGLVCILDNRILTKRYGQAFLKALPDAPVEVIG from the coding sequence ATGATTTCCATCACCGAAGGCACCCCCATTCCCGGCTTCAGCGAGTCGGTGCGTGACGCATTTTCGCGCAAGGGGGCCATGGCGAAATCGAGGGATTTTGAATATCGCCCACAGCAGCAGGAACTTGCGGTGGCGGTGGCTGAGTCGCTCATCGCGGCGAATCCTCTGGTGGCGGAGGCCGGAACCGGAGTAGGGAAGTCCCTGGCGTATCTGCTGCCCGCCGCCCGATTCGCACTGGAGACGGGGCGGAAAGGAATCATTTCCACGCATACCATCAATCTGCAGGAACAATTGGTGAGGAAGGATATTCCGATCGTCAGGAAAATCCTGGGCGAGGAATTGCCGGCGGTGTTGCTGAAAGGCCGCCAGAATTACCTTTGTCCGCTGAGACTCCGGCGTGCTTTCGAGCAGGCGGGGGATCTTTTCACCGCTTCGGAAAATGACGAGCTGGAAGCGATCAGCAGGTGGGCGGAAGGCACCCGTGACGGGACCCTCAGCGATCTGGATTTCCAACCGCAGATGAAGGTGTGGCTGCAGGTCTGCAGCGAGGCGCACCTGTGCACTTCCCGGCATTGCGGACCACGGGGAAACTGTTTTTTCCAGGAAGCTCGCAAGGCGGCGGCGGACGCGAAGCTGATCGTGGTGAACCACACGCTCTTCTTCGCGCTGCTGAATACGGACGAGCCGCCGGACGGTGAGGAAGACGCGAAAAAAACCGGAGGCTTTCTTTTTCCCAACGATTTCGCGGTGCTTGATGAGGCGCACACGATCGAGCAGGTCGCGGCGATCCAGCTCGGACTGCGGGTCTCTCAATCCGGCCTCCGTTTCGACCTGCAGCGGCTCTACCATCCACGGACCCGCAAGGGACTACTGAAAGCATTCCGGAAGGCAACGGCCCTGACGGCCGTGGAGGAGGCCTTGGTCGCGGCGGACCGGTTTTTCCATCAGGTGGGGGACGTGGCGAAGTTCGGAAATTTCTCGAAAGAGTTCCGCGTGCTTCAGCCGGAACTGGTGGCGAACACGCTCGCGGCACCCCTCAGGAATCTCTGGGCGGAGATCGACAATCTCGCGGCGGAGGTGGAGTCCGAGACGACCCGGTCCGAACTGCAGGATGCGTCGCGGCGGTTGCGGGAGGCGCATGGATCAGTAGGAGCATTTCTGGATCAGGCGGCGGACGACAGCGTCTACTGGGTGGAGCGCAGTGGCAGGGACGAGCAGCAGTTCAGCCTTCACGCCGCTCCGGTGAAAGTCGCGGACAAGCTGCGCCCGCTGCTTTTCACCGGCAAAAAAAGCCTGGTGATGGTCAGTGCGACACTCGGCGTGGGCGATCCGAAACTCGGCTATTTCCGTGGCCGGGTGGGGGCGGACAACGCGCGTGCGTTGTGCATCGGCAGTCCTTTCGACTACCAGAGGCAGATGCAGATCCGCATCTACAAGAGCGTGCCGGACCCGGGCACGCCGCAGTATGACGAACTTCTGGCCGAAGCCATCAGGCTTTCATTGTTGGAGAGTGATGGCCGGGCGTTCGTGCTTTTCACCAGCTACAAGACGATGCGCGACGCGGCACAACGGCTGGAGCATTTTTTCAAGGTGCAGCGCTGGCGGATCTTCATTCAGGGTGACGGCATGCCGCGGCATCGCATGATCGAGGAATTCCGCAACGACGTGCACAGCGTTTTATTTGGGACCGACAGCTTTTGGACAGGGGTGGACGTGCCGGGGGAGGCGCTTTCAAACGTCATCGTCACCCGCCTGCCGTTCGCGGTGCCGGATCATCCGCTGACCGCCTCGCGGCTGGAAGCCATTGAAGCCGCGGGCGGAAATCCGTTCATGGAATATTCGGTGCCGGAGGCCATCCTGAAGATGCGGCAGGGGGTCGGACGCCTGATCCGCACGGAGCGCGACAAGGGGCTGGTGTGCATCCTGGACAACCGGATTCTGACCAAACGTTACGGACAGGCATTCCTCAAGGCACTGCCGGACGCTCCGGTGGAGGTGATCGGTTAG
- a CDS encoding type I 3-dehydroquinate dehydratase, protein MASAKILLEDGQPRVVGSFGSLSDLQNIDNHTAHEACDLAEIRLDLLQADSPTVRPEMWAHLRGIPLLFTARRKEEGGASDLSARERMNLLETSLESAAWVDIEVASIAECGDILAELTARKIPWLASYHDFEKLPETARLEEAAAAAKAAGAAMFKAAAKMVTPADLTRLSEFQLADHGIPVSTMGMGPLAPVSRLLCAQCGSHFNYGFLGNTATAPGQWDSALLKQAVSRLSQFRI, encoded by the coding sequence ATGGCGAGCGCGAAAATATTGCTGGAAGACGGTCAACCGCGGGTTGTGGGAAGCTTCGGAAGTCTTTCAGATTTACAAAATATTGACAATCACACGGCTCATGAAGCCTGCGATCTCGCGGAAATCCGGCTCGATCTGCTTCAAGCGGATTCTCCAACCGTCCGACCTGAAATGTGGGCACACCTGCGGGGGATTCCGCTGTTGTTCACCGCACGCAGAAAGGAAGAGGGAGGGGCGTCGGACCTCTCGGCCCGCGAACGCATGAACTTGCTGGAAACTTCCTTGGAATCAGCGGCTTGGGTGGATATCGAGGTCGCCAGCATCGCCGAATGCGGAGACATTCTGGCAGAACTCACGGCCAGAAAAATTCCATGGCTGGCTTCTTATCATGATTTTGAGAAACTCCCTGAGACAGCCAGGCTCGAAGAAGCCGCCGCAGCGGCGAAGGCAGCAGGTGCGGCAATGTTCAAGGCTGCGGCGAAAATGGTAACGCCAGCGGATCTCACACGCTTGTCAGAATTCCAGTTGGCCGATCACGGCATCCCCGTCTCGACCATGGGCATGGGACCACTGGCCCCCGTTTCCCGATTGCTTTGCGCCCAGTGCGGCAGTCATTTCAACTATGGTTTCCTCGGAAACACCGCCACCGCACCGGGCCAGTGGGACAGCGCGTTGCTGAAACAAGCGGTTTCCCGGCTGTCGCAATTCCGGATCTAA
- a CDS encoding Amuc_1102 family pilus-like protein — protein MKEVMRAKRRFVNRLWLAGGLLVFTSFGILREIVIFSGQPEIEFPRFLQNLNRMNILPRFSAFIATSAVVAALSVGSAFGQAAKVVVEKPVFDDLPSPEFSGGKQKSFKPGDWLEMEAKLKVSLAPEPPSKTAEKITVKWYIAVKNPDKAGTFLLLTKTVEHVNVPLEQEVYCSAYLSPASIKRLTGSDKGGKNAVEFVGYEVLVNGEKKAEETNKGKAGWWNAASDKISRSESVPLLSKLETPFANMWWDRYAEVGVERR, from the coding sequence ATGAAAGAAGTGATGCGTGCCAAACGGCGGTTCGTCAACCGCTTGTGGCTTGCGGGAGGTCTCCTTGTATTTACTTCGTTCGGAATTTTGCGAGAAATCGTGATTTTCTCTGGTCAACCCGAAATCGAATTCCCTAGGTTCCTTCAAAACCTGAACCGCATGAACATTTTACCCCGCTTTTCCGCCTTTATCGCCACTTCTGCAGTTGTCGCAGCCCTTTCCGTAGGTAGTGCATTTGGCCAAGCCGCCAAGGTTGTTGTCGAGAAGCCTGTGTTCGACGATCTTCCTTCCCCTGAATTTTCCGGTGGCAAGCAGAAGTCCTTCAAGCCGGGTGACTGGCTTGAAATGGAAGCGAAATTGAAAGTCTCGCTCGCTCCCGAGCCACCTTCCAAGACCGCCGAAAAAATCACCGTCAAGTGGTATATCGCTGTCAAAAACCCTGATAAGGCGGGCACCTTCCTGCTTCTCACCAAGACGGTTGAGCACGTCAACGTCCCCTTGGAGCAGGAAGTTTACTGCTCGGCATACCTCTCGCCCGCTTCGATCAAGCGTCTCACCGGTTCCGATAAAGGCGGTAAGAACGCGGTCGAGTTCGTCGGTTACGAAGTGCTCGTGAACGGGGAGAAGAAAGCGGAGGAGACCAACAAGGGGAAAGCCGGTTGGTGGAACGCCGCCTCGGACAAGATTTCCCGCAGCGAATCGGTGCCGCTTCTCTCGAAGCTGGAAACACCGTTCGCCAACATGTGGTGGGACCGCTATGCGGAAGTGGGCGTGGAACGCCGCTGA
- a CDS encoding Amuc_1101 family PilM-like pilus complex protein has product MADNQTTVALNIGSQRVGMAVFEGSKNGGLVLKSYDSETIVADPAMEAAKASQIRIAIADLAQRLKVGKTKARYAISGQSVFTRFVKLPPLQDDNIEQLVTFEAQQHVPFPLAEVVWDYELIEGADEKEVVIVAIKADALDEINTSVNDSGLGTSEVDVAPMALYNAFRATYGNPDEPILLIDIGAKTSNLLYIEGRRFFTRSIAIGGGAVTAAIAKEYGISFMDAEHQKIANGLVALGGGHTEQLDETVAALAMVIRNALTRLPAEIARTTNYYRSQHGGSAPRRILLAGGGANLPYTLEFFQEKLNLPVEYFNPVRNVTVGKGVDAAVIQREGHLMGELVGLGLRSVGKAAISIDLVPQVVEQARAADKRKPFLIGAAVILLGGFAAWAAFQNLAASKAAEEATRMSDSRDNLAPIKNDIAALLKREDSLRKIATAYTDAERDHAFWLDLLAEVRGAFASDAVWVTDIEPLSGYDPLAEVEKTTGKAGAAKAKSGKSVIKPEFAAVAYGQTAMVDVRADEPEAGKRPARNAKPVDAAPSGTANAVRIRGFWRQTPKGQNVVSELLKNLRDKSALFQFKTKDTKGAETVLPDNKILDITVQGAAGELALPFEITLPLAREVVIK; this is encoded by the coding sequence ATGGCTGACAATCAGACCACCGTCGCACTTAATATCGGATCTCAACGCGTTGGGATGGCCGTTTTCGAAGGCTCGAAAAACGGCGGCTTAGTCCTCAAGTCCTACGACTCGGAAACCATCGTGGCTGATCCTGCGATGGAGGCCGCGAAGGCATCCCAGATCCGGATCGCCATCGCGGACCTGGCCCAGCGCCTCAAGGTTGGCAAGACCAAGGCCCGTTATGCCATTTCCGGCCAATCGGTTTTCACCCGCTTCGTGAAACTGCCGCCGCTGCAGGATGACAACATCGAGCAGCTCGTTACTTTCGAAGCCCAGCAGCATGTTCCTTTCCCGCTCGCCGAAGTCGTTTGGGACTACGAGTTGATCGAAGGAGCCGATGAGAAGGAAGTCGTCATCGTCGCCATCAAGGCCGACGCGCTGGATGAGATCAACACCTCGGTCAACGACAGCGGCCTCGGCACCTCCGAAGTCGATGTCGCGCCGATGGCTCTCTACAACGCCTTCCGCGCCACCTATGGCAATCCGGATGAGCCGATCCTGCTGATCGACATCGGAGCCAAAACCAGCAACCTGCTTTACATCGAGGGACGCCGCTTCTTCACCCGCAGCATCGCCATCGGTGGTGGCGCGGTCACCGCGGCGATCGCGAAAGAATACGGCATCTCCTTCATGGATGCCGAGCACCAGAAGATCGCCAACGGACTCGTCGCTCTCGGCGGCGGCCACACCGAGCAACTGGATGAGACCGTCGCCGCTCTTGCGATGGTCATCCGCAACGCCCTCACCCGTCTTCCTGCGGAAATCGCCCGCACGACCAACTACTACCGCAGCCAGCACGGCGGCAGCGCGCCACGCCGCATCCTTCTCGCCGGTGGCGGTGCGAACCTTCCTTACACACTGGAATTCTTCCAGGAGAAGCTCAACCTGCCTGTCGAATACTTCAATCCCGTCCGCAATGTCACGGTGGGCAAGGGAGTCGATGCCGCGGTCATCCAGCGCGAAGGCCACCTCATGGGTGAGCTCGTCGGCTTGGGGCTCCGTAGCGTTGGCAAGGCCGCCATCAGCATCGATCTCGTGCCACAAGTGGTCGAGCAAGCCCGCGCGGCGGACAAGCGCAAGCCGTTCCTCATCGGCGCGGCGGTCATCCTTCTCGGTGGTTTCGCCGCTTGGGCCGCCTTCCAGAACCTCGCCGCTTCCAAGGCTGCCGAAGAGGCGACCCGGATGTCCGACAGCCGGGACAACCTGGCTCCCATCAAGAACGACATCGCCGCCCTCCTGAAAAGGGAAGACTCGCTCCGTAAAATCGCCACCGCATATACCGATGCCGAAAGGGATCACGCATTCTGGCTCGATCTGCTCGCCGAAGTCCGCGGTGCTTTCGCCAGCGATGCTGTCTGGGTGACGGATATCGAACCACTCAGCGGTTACGATCCACTTGCCGAGGTAGAAAAAACCACAGGAAAAGCCGGAGCCGCCAAGGCGAAAAGCGGCAAGTCGGTGATCAAGCCGGAATTCGCAGCCGTCGCTTATGGCCAGACCGCCATGGTGGACGTCAGGGCCGACGAACCCGAGGCCGGCAAAAGGCCCGCCCGTAACGCGAAGCCGGTTGATGCGGCTCCATCCGGAACCGCCAATGCCGTCCGCATCCGTGGCTTCTGGCGTCAGACTCCGAAAGGTCAGAACGTGGTTTCCGAACTCTTGAAGAACCTCCGCGACAAATCGGCCCTGTTCCAATTCAAGACCAAGGACACCAAGGGAGCTGAAACCGTGCTTCCTGATAACAAGATCCTCGACATCACCGTCCAAGGCGCCGCAGGCGAACTCGCACTTCCTTTTGAAATCACCCTGCCGCTGGCCCGCGAGGTCGTCATCAAGTAA
- a CDS encoding Amuc_1100 family pilus-like protein has protein sequence MNWIKENKFLAGLAGGTLGGAIVLLVVGMLGSGKYDTAKENFDTSYEEASGFEKLPLYPKTEHKDAKNKALGEYVKLVEALQTDFEPFRPKEIKNVSPQEFTDSLLAANSEVRKAFEEGATVVPEPFFLGFERYKTSLASGNNTGVLNYQLGAIKSLLLALAKAKPTELKNFYRQPLPEEDNQTFAAADASVARAFPMELTFTGAEKSVREFLSALSKIDKQYVVIRALRIGNIKKDPPRTTDAQFDKPAGEEKPASGGGEAFSGGFVLPGDDAAAPAADASAPAAPAAADSSRILSQVLGTEQLQVFLRLDLLEFLPAKKLP, from the coding sequence ATGAATTGGATCAAGGAAAACAAGTTTCTCGCAGGCCTCGCCGGCGGAACCCTCGGCGGAGCGATCGTGCTCCTCGTTGTCGGTATGCTCGGCTCGGGCAAATATGACACCGCGAAGGAGAATTTCGACACTTCGTATGAAGAAGCGTCCGGCTTTGAAAAGCTTCCGCTCTACCCGAAAACCGAGCACAAGGATGCCAAGAACAAGGCGCTCGGCGAATATGTCAAGCTGGTCGAGGCGCTTCAGACCGATTTCGAACCCTTCCGCCCGAAGGAAATCAAGAACGTCAGCCCCCAGGAGTTCACCGACTCGCTGCTCGCGGCGAACTCGGAAGTCCGCAAGGCTTTTGAAGAGGGGGCGACTGTCGTTCCCGAGCCCTTTTTCCTGGGCTTCGAGCGATACAAGACCAGCCTCGCCTCAGGTAACAACACCGGTGTCCTCAACTATCAGCTTGGTGCCATCAAGTCGCTGTTGCTCGCCCTCGCGAAAGCAAAACCCACCGAGCTGAAAAACTTCTATCGTCAGCCGCTTCCGGAAGAAGACAACCAAACGTTCGCGGCGGCTGATGCGTCGGTCGCAAGGGCGTTTCCGATGGAGCTGACCTTCACCGGAGCTGAAAAGTCAGTCCGTGAGTTCTTGTCGGCACTTTCGAAAATCGACAAGCAGTACGTTGTCATCCGCGCCCTGCGCATCGGCAACATCAAGAAAGACCCGCCACGCACTACCGATGCCCAGTTTGACAAGCCTGCGGGCGAGGAAAAACCGGCAAGCGGTGGCGGTGAGGCATTCTCCGGCGGCTTCGTCCTGCCAGGTGATGATGCTGCCGCTCCAGCCGCGGACGCTTCCGCGCCAGCCGCTCCGGCGGCGGCCGATTCCAGCCGTATCCTTTCCCAAGTGCTTGGAACCGAGCAGCTGCAAGTGTTTCTCCGCTTGGACCTCCTCGAATTCCTTCCTGCGAAGAAACTTCCTTAA
- a CDS encoding Amuc_1099 family pilus-like system protein — MSWFSQNYEKAALGGAVAVALGLSYLGWSKLGGVEEEFGSELKGTGATSAAVKDADLIPKAKSSMQLDRTVGQGLAAGERPVDLFTGIPLFIASANPEVAIDPTNDQPIHPPIPNTWWIENRLDPGFADSPNRDPDQDGFSNKEEYEAKTDPNNAKSVPSLIAKLKYSRDESLKWVLRPTYGDNGSFPFNFFDSKGGVNKTGAADMIPPGGLFFTKGVMLNRFKLLGSEIRREMNPKTNVEMEITYVRIEDQRPNKKGTVYEYPAPLSEERMNEHAKYDRTAILSLEAVGYAGKEFKVEENTTFALPPDGPKKDYLAKVVTPESVTIEYTNAAGEKKSVQISKGGMPQITE; from the coding sequence ATGTCCTGGTTTTCACAGAATTACGAAAAAGCCGCCCTCGGCGGAGCCGTTGCCGTCGCCTTAGGCCTTTCCTATTTGGGATGGTCCAAACTCGGGGGGGTCGAAGAAGAATTCGGATCCGAACTCAAGGGGACTGGTGCGACCAGCGCCGCCGTGAAGGATGCCGATCTCATTCCCAAGGCCAAGTCTTCCATGCAGCTTGACCGCACGGTGGGTCAGGGTCTCGCGGCAGGCGAACGCCCGGTGGATCTTTTCACCGGTATCCCGCTCTTCATTGCCAGCGCCAATCCGGAAGTGGCCATCGACCCAACCAACGACCAGCCGATTCATCCGCCCATTCCGAATACTTGGTGGATTGAGAACCGCCTCGATCCGGGCTTCGCCGATTCACCGAACCGGGATCCCGACCAGGATGGATTCTCGAACAAGGAGGAATACGAGGCAAAGACCGATCCCAACAATGCCAAATCGGTTCCTTCCCTCATCGCGAAGCTCAAATACTCCCGTGATGAAAGCCTGAAGTGGGTGCTCCGCCCCACCTATGGTGACAACGGAAGCTTCCCTTTCAACTTCTTCGACAGCAAGGGTGGCGTGAACAAGACCGGTGCGGCCGACATGATCCCGCCAGGTGGATTGTTCTTCACCAAGGGTGTCATGCTGAACCGCTTCAAACTTCTCGGTTCAGAGATCAGGCGTGAGATGAATCCGAAGACCAACGTCGAGATGGAGATCACCTACGTCCGCATCGAGGACCAGCGCCCGAACAAGAAGGGCACCGTTTACGAATATCCCGCGCCGTTGTCGGAAGAGCGCATGAACGAGCATGCCAAGTATGACCGCACCGCCATCCTCTCTCTGGAAGCGGTCGGCTATGCCGGCAAGGAATTCAAAGTCGAGGAGAACACCACGTTCGCCCTTCCTCCGGATGGTCCGAAGAAGGACTACCTCGCAAAAGTCGTCACACCGGAATCGGTCACCATCGAATACACCAATGCCGCCGGTGAGAAGAAATCGGTCCAGATCAGCAAGGGTGGCATGCCCCAGATCACCGAATAA